Proteins from a single region of Neomonachus schauinslandi chromosome 10, ASM220157v2, whole genome shotgun sequence:
- the DEFB121 gene encoding beta-defensin 121: MKLILVVLTITLLLVQVTQAMYCWGKLGRCKTTCEQNEVFHILCTDEAKCCVNPKNVPVKT; encoded by the exons ATGAAGCTCATTCTCGTGGTTTTGACTATTACCCTGCTCCTGGTCCAGGTCACCCAAG CCATGTATTGCTGGGGTAAGTTGGGAAGGTGCAAAACAACGTGTGAACAGAATGAAGTATTCCATATATTATGCACAGATGAAGCTAAGTGTTGTGTAAACCCCAAGAATGTACCTGTCAAAACTtga